The following nucleotide sequence is from Firmicutes bacterium ASF500.
AGGATGCCCAGCATCATGAACACCACAATCAGGCCGCACAGCGCGATCAGAAGCGCCTGCCCCCAGCCCAGCTCCGCGATCTTCAGGCCTGGGTCAATAATATATTTTGGCATACGGAATTCCCCCTTATCAGCCCAGGGTAACCAGCAGGTCGTCGGTGTTGACAGCGGTGCCCACAGCGGCGGACACAGCCTTGACGGTGCCGGCCACGGGGGCGGATACCTCGATCTCCATCTTCATGGCCTCCAGCACCACCAGCACGTCGCCGGCGTTGACGGACTGTCCCACGGAGCACTCCACCTTGAAAATGTTGCCGGGCATGGGGCTCTTCACGGCGGTCTCACCGGCGGCGGGGGCAGCGGCAGGAGCCGCTGCGGGCGCGGGAGCAGGAGCGGCGGCGGGAGCGGCCACGGGGGCAGCCACAGGAGCGGCGGCCACGGGCGCGGGAGCAGCGACGGCGGGGGCAGCGGCGCCGGTCCTCTCAACGGAGACGCTGTAGACCTTGCCGTTGACGGTCACGTTGTAATTCATAGCTTCTTTTTCCCCTTTACATTATTTTGGTCCACCATCGGGCACACCCCTCCGGCAGGACGCGCATCGCGGTCCCTCCCCCGCCGTTTGGGCAGGGGAGAGGCCGAAATTGGGAACATTATACCATTTTTCTGTGAGAAGTGTCAATATGACTTTAGACAGCCTTCACAGAAATGAACGCTTTTTTTACAGCACTACGCACTGTAGGGGCCGACGACCCCGGCGGCCCGTCCTCCGGTATCCACCTGGAGCACCGGGACGGCGTGCCGGGTCGTCACGCCCTACGGGAAACGCACGTTACGATACAATATCCTTTTCTGCGGGCGGCCACAGGCCGCCCCTACAGGAGGTACATCTTACAGCACGTCGGCAAAGGCCTGGATGGCGGTGCTGGCCTGGCCGAAGTCCCGCATCTGCTGGTCCACGCCCAGTTTGATGTGGGGGATGCCGGCAGCGTCCAGGGCCTTCTTCAGATAGGGGTACTCCATCTCCTCGGGGTCGCAGAACTGCTGCATAAACAGCACCAGACCCTGAGCGCCCGAATCCTTGATCTGCTTGACCACGAAATCGGCCCGGCGGTTCTGGCTGGAGAACTCGTCGTAGAGCAGGATGTCGTAGTCCTGGTCGGCGAACTGCTGGGCCAGAGCCATCATGGGGTCGCCGGTCTCGGCGGCGTCCACCCGGATCATGCGGCTCTCATGGGCCACGTCGTCGGCGGCGATGGCGATCTGGTTGTCGTCAAAAATCTGGAGCAGCTTGGGGTTGTCGCAGATGATGCCGGAGGTGACGATCTTCTTGCCCTTCCAGTCGCAGGGAGGCAGGGCCCGCAGCTCGGCGTTCAGGGCCTCCACCTTGGCGGTGTGGTCGTCCTTGATCATGAACCAGGCGGCCCGCAGGACGGCGGAGCGGCTGACGGCGGAGATCACGTCGGGGTGCTCCCCGGCCAGCTTGACAAACTCCCGGCGTGCGGCCCGGCTGCGGTTGTACACCTTGATGGCGGCGCGCAGGGCCTCGTCGGTGATGGTGTTGCCCGAAATCTTCTCCAGCTCGCTCTTCACATGCTGATACTGGTCCATGGTGAACTGGATGCCGAAGGCGGGCTTGCGCTGCTGGGGATGGGCCAGGAAGATGCAGGGCAGCTTATCCTTCATGGCGACGCGGAAGTTCTGGCTCATGGGGCGCAGGGTGTCGCAGATGGTGGGGGTGATCAGGCCGTCCAGGTCGTCCAGGGTGCCGTCCAGGAGCATCTCCAGGGCCAGCTGGGCGATGGTGCAGTAG
It contains:
- the accB_1 gene encoding Biotin carboxyl carrier protein of acetyl-CoA carboxylase; the protein is MNYNVTVNGKVYSVSVERTGAAAPAVAAPAPVAAAPVAAPVAAPAAAPAPAPAAAPAAAPAAGETAVKSPMPGNIFKVECSVGQSVNAGDVLVVLEAMKMEIEVSAPVAGTVKAVSAAVGTAVNTDDLLVTLG
- the hgdB gene encoding (R)-2-hydroxyglutaryl-CoA dehydratase, subunit beta, producing the protein MSIEVLLKEFAEISEHPRRQIQAFKAEGKKVVGVLPYYAPEELVYAAGMVPMGIWGSNKKTISMAKEYCATFYCTIAQLALEMLLDGTLDDLDGLITPTICDTLRPMSQNFRVAMKDKLPCIFLAHPQQRKPAFGIQFTMDQYQHVKSELEKISGNTITDEALRAAIKVYNRSRAARREFVKLAGEHPDVISAVSRSAVLRAAWFMIKDDHTAKVEALNAELRALPPCDWKGKKIVTSGIICDNPKLLQIFDDNQIAIAADDVAHESRMIRVDAAETGDPMMALAQQFADQDYDILLYDEFSSQNRRADFVVKQIKDSGAQGLVLFMQQFCDPEEMEYPYLKKALDAAGIPHIKLGVDQQMRDFGQASTAIQAFADVL